The following are encoded in a window of Strigops habroptila isolate Jane chromosome 9, bStrHab1.2.pri, whole genome shotgun sequence genomic DNA:
- the LOC115612712 gene encoding brain-specific homeobox/POU domain protein 3, which produces MMSMNSKQAFSMHPILHEPKYPHLHTSSEAIRRACLPAPQIQGNIFAGFDETLLRGAEALAAVDIVSQKTHPFKPDATYHTMSSVSCTPTSSSVHLHHPSVLTTHHPHHHQPSQGLDGELLDHLNTALPLGGVPGLDVGSTPSHPHSHMSAINHMAHHSQPMNMSHPHGLASHAVISGPETETDPRELESFAERFKQRRIKLGVTQADVGSALANLKIPGVGCLSQSTICRFESLTLSHNNMVALKPILEAWLEEAERAQREKMTKPEIYTGGDKKRKRTSIAAPEKRSLEAYFAVQPRPSSEKIAAIAEKLDLKKNVVRVWFCNQRQKQKRMKFSATY; this is translated from the exons ATGATGTCCATGAACAGCAAGCAGGCGTTCAGCATGCACCCCATCCTGCACGAGCCCAAGTACCCCCACCTGCACACCAGCTCCGAGGCCATTCGCAGAGCCTGCCTGCCCGCCCCACAG atCCAGGGTAACATTTTTGCGGGCTTTGACGAGACCTTGCTGCGGGGCGCCGAGGCTCTGGCCGCCGTGGATATCGTGTCGCAGAAAACCCACCCCTTCAAGCCAGATGCCACCTACCACACCATGAGCAGCGTGTCCTGCACTCCCACCTCGTCCTCCGTCCACCTGCACCACCCGTCCGTGCTGACCACTCaccatccccaccaccaccagccctCCCAGGGCCTGGATGGAGAGCTCCTGGACCATCTCAACACTGCCCTCCCGCTTGGAGGGGTGCCGGGCCTGGACGTGGGCTCCACACCTTCGCACCCTCATTCCCACATGTCGGCCATCAACCACATGGCCCATCACTCCCAGCCCATGAACATGTCCCACCCCCACGGCCTTGCTTCCCACGCTGTCATCTCCGGCCCCGAGACGGAGACGGACCCCCGGGAGCTGGAGTCCTTTGCTGAGCGGTTCAAGCAGCGGAGGATCAAGCTGGGGGTGACCCAGGCAGATGTGGGCTCCGCGTTGGCCAACCTGAAGATCCCGGGGGTGGGCTGCCTTAGCCAAAGCACAATCTGCAGGTTCGAGTCCCTCACCTTGTCCCACAACAACATGGTGGCCCTCAAGCCCATCCTGGAAGCGtggctggaggaggctgagcGGGCTCAGAGGGAGAAAATGACCAAACCTGAGATCTACACGGGAGGGGACAAGAAGCGCAAGCGCACGTCCATCGCTGCCCCCGAGAAGCGCTCGCTGGAGGCTTATTTTGCCGTGCAGCCCCGGCCCTCCTCGGAGAAAATCGCTGCCATCGCCGAGAAGTTAGACTTGAAGAAGAACGTGGTGCGGGTCTGGTTTTGCAATcagagacagaagcagaaaaggatgaaatttTCTGCTACCTACTGA